A window of Prionailurus bengalensis isolate Pbe53 chromosome E1, Fcat_Pben_1.1_paternal_pri, whole genome shotgun sequence genomic DNA:
CCACCGATGCTGCTGGGTGTTTCATGCTATCGGCATTTAGAAGAGAGTTTATAGCTCTACGTTCTCTTATTTCCGTGATTGTTCTGAATCCTGCTTTGTGGAAAGTCGGTACTGTGGCGGGAAGAGGCTGCAGTGGAACTGAAAATAGCTGATTCTGGACCTTTACAGAATTGCTGCTGGGCAGGACTGAccacagggagggagaagagactgGCTGTGTCTGGTTCGAGTTATACGGCACCAAACAGGGCATTTCATAAGCAGTCACAAACAGGGACGAGTCTTTGCCAGCTGGAGGGAGCCAGGACCATCCTGTGAATGATGGGGACTCTGGTGAGgacagggggcgggggtggtgcaCACAGCCCAGGGGGTCTGGCCCCGCCACTAACCAGCTGGCCACCCTAAACTGGTGTCCACTGGGGGACTCAGGTTAGGCCACACGATCTCTTCTCTTCCAGCCTgcatcttccttcttcctctttcaaggaggacagagaggggcACTGATTAACTAACTGAAACGAGGGACATAACAGAACTGCTTTCCAAGCTTGTCCGGTTCATGTCTTGTTACAACGCAGGCTGGTTTATTACCTGGACACAGGTTTGGGGGAAGCACACAGGTACGCCCTAAGACCGGATCAAACCATCCTACACATCCACACAGAGAACCCCGGGCATGGCTAATCAGACTGCTCTTATCAGAGGGGCAGGTGAACGTGCCACACGGCTGTGAGGGTGGGATGTGCAGCTGTTTTGGGCATGGAGGTACACTCTCTGTCTCAATCCCTCGCAAGATCTCATTCAGAGTAGGGATCAGGCCTTTcggtgattaaaaaacaaacaaacctgaagaATATGGCCATGTTAGATCCCAATGCAAAGTACGGTGGGGCTCCTCCCTCCCAACCTATATGTTCTTTGGTCAATCTTCTTGCACATGGATTCAAGAAAGGACACAAAGGAATCAAATCACCACACTTGGGTGTCCCTGTCTGAGCCACCGCAGTAACTGAGTGGCCTGAGATTCTCTAGTCAGTATTTTTGAATTCGTGGTCACAGTCTCGACTTCATCTCCACAGACTGGCTGCACTGTGCAAATGGTCTTAACTCTTGTCCACCATGACCTGGGCATTACTTCTCCCAGGTGGCTCCCATCTGGAAGCTGGGGGCCTCCGCTCACACCACAGGCCAACTGGAGGAAGTGTAGGGCTGTGGCTCCCGGCCCCCGGCCCTCTCCAAGCCCCTCATCTTTCCTCTGGCATGCTCTGGTTCACAGTGAACACACAGCTAGTAGGTCTTTTAGGGTTTAGTGTGACTTGAGTGCTTTAGAATACTTAAAAGTTAAGGGTGAAAATTCTTCCTACAGAAACGTGGAATGATCTTTAAAGACCAGCTGCTTCCTTGGACAGCATACGTGTTTAAAAATGATTCCCCtgtaaacaaattttaattttgaagccAGTAATCCCTGGGATCAATAAAAGTCCGTCAATGACTACCATGCAGAGTTGTGAGGGGAGGTGTCAGCCTACAGCTGTCGGAAGAGGGGCTGTCGGGCCAAGACCCTGGTCTCCATGACCCAGGCAAAATTCTGCACAAAGTTAACAGCCATCAGCCAGACGCCCTTGGGAGTCCTGTCTGGTTGTCATTTCTGTGTCTCGAGGGGGTGAGAACACAGAGGATGGGCTGGATGCTCACAGGCACACGACAGAGGATACACAGCACGAGCAGCGTCCAGGTCCCCAGAGTCATGCTACCAGAGGCCCCCAACGTGACTTCTCGCTGACTAGTGGGATCACGTCACCTGTTTGGGCCTCATCGGTGCCCAGCTGACTGACACAGGGCTGAAAGTGCCTCACTGCACAGGGACTGTGCCGGAACACAGAGGGGAAGCAGTTCACTGTGACACAAGGTGTGAATGCGCCCAGGCGCCCGGCCACACAGACCCGCTGGGCGTCACGGGAAGGAGCGGAGTCCTCTCCCAGAAGGGCACTAGGGAACAGTGTCTGTGCACGTTGCTTTGGAAGGTGAGCCTGGCCCCCATCTGCAGGcggtgctcacacacacactgagcgCCACAGGGGGTGTCACCTGTACACTTTTGTTAAAAGAACAGTGAAAACGGCCTCTCGGCCGTTGGAGGGCTTGCCGACGACCACACGTGCTCGTCCGTGGTCAGCGGGCTGCGCCGTCACACAGACGCCAAGACCACACCGCTGACTCACAGCACGTTTCTGTTCCACTTCCGGGGCCACGGGGACGAGCGGCCCGCCGGACAGCAGCGTCAGCCCCGCGTGTGGCGGGAGCCAGCTCTGGGCGCCGGCTGAGCGAGGCGCCATCACGCTAGGGACCTGCCTGGGGACGGACGTCTTGCGAGGAGCCTGGGCATTTACTGCGCGCAGCCCCGAGGGATGGGGCGAAGCTCAGGAGGAGGGTGCTGAGAAGCTGAGGGGAAGCTCCGGGCAGGCGGAGGCAGGCACCTCTAGCTACgacgggggcgggggaggaccCGGACTGGCCCATGCGCCCAAGGCCCCAGGGAGCTTGGGAAGGTCACCTCGACATGACAGGGCCTGGGTACTCTGCCTAATGAGGCAGAGTGTGAAATGCGGTGGGCTGTGGGGGACAGTTGCTGGGCAGAGGTCATCCCTCTTGGCCCCCGGAAAAGGACACCAGTGGCCGAGAGGCGTGCTCAGTAGAGAAGCCCATCTTTCACAGAGTGCCCATTAAGTGCCAGGTCCCCACAGGGAGCTGGAACGGGAGAGGGACCCTTGACACCATCTTTTGGgagccccagctctgctctctTAGGACAGTTAGAAGGAGGCACCCTCTGAGGGAGCCTCCGGCCCCTTCTCCTGGGTGCTTCTCAGGTTTGCATCTGTACCGGCCTGGAGTGGGTTCCtcaggggcagaagagagggtgAGGCTGGGACAGGGACAATAGAGGCTTCCCTGCTGGGgcacacagagggacagagcagagagGTGATGGGGACATCACACTCCCTGTCCCGCGGTGCTCCTGTTGTCCTTCCGCGAGTCCTccttgggggatggggggggggggggcggggtggacgTTGAGCAGGAGGCTAGACCCTTGCCCAGGCCCTGTTCTGAGACCACAGCACGCCAGCGAGGGGTCAGGGGAGGGACAGCTTGACTCTGCGTGTTCAGTCACCCAGAGCCAAGAACCGTGTCTCGGCTGTACCCCGAGAGCCCTGTGAGGCAGACGCTGCCCCCCGAGACAAGCGGCATGATGCCCGCCCCTCAACTGCCTTGCAAATTAAGTGATGCTCCAGAACCTTAAGGTTCTCAAAGTCTTTCTGGTACTTCTCCCGCAGCGTGGCCGCGTTGCCCTCCAGGTCCTTGTGCTCCAGCTCCTCCCGCATGATGTCCATCTGGGCCTCGAGCTCCTGGATGCGCTCTCTCAGCCCCGTCATGGAGTCAGCTTCTCCCCCGGTTGGCTGCGGAGCGTCCCGGGGCCGGTCTGCGGGCCagctggaggaggggggctgccgagggccccccggggggccgggggccggcaGGGCTTCGGGGGGCCGCCCCTGGTAGTGGTGCAGGGCCTCCTGCAGGCAGCGGAGGCTCTGGGCATAGTGCTCCTGCAGGGTCCTCAGCTCCTCCTCGTGGATGGTCTGCAGCTCTTTGATCTTGAGCTGGAACTTGTCCTCCAGGCTCTGCATCTGCTCCACGTGGTGCCTCTCCAGGTCCTGCCGGTCCCTGACCGAGGCGTCCAGCTGACTCAGGACTCTGCTGTGCTCGGCCTGCAGCGTGTCCCCCGCCCTGTTCAACTGCTCCACCACACACCGGATCTCCTCCTCGTACCTCCCTCGCAGGGCACACATGTTCTCGCCGTGTTTGCTTTCTGCTTCTTCCAGACATCTCTGCTGATGGTCCAGCTGGGCGACCTTGGCCTTGAGCTCTGCGTTCTCCCTTTCGATGATGGCAATCACTTCCAGGTACTCGCTCTTTTGCTTCCGGAGAAGTCCCTCGTACTCCTCCCTCAGGGCCCCGACCGCTTGCTCGTGCTCCTGACAGGAGGTGCCCCTGCTCTGCCAGGACGCCTTGTAGCCCCGGAGCTCCTTTTCATACTCCAGCCGGATTCTGCAGGCTGCATAACACACCTGAGCCTGAATGATTGCGTCCTGAACTAATAACGAAGAATACTGACCGAGGCCTCCCAAGTAAGTGTTACAGGACAGATTCTGGGATGCCTGGAGAAGCTTCTGGCAATCTCTTACTGATTCCACCGGGGGAAGTGAGGTTAAAGCGGCAGATATCTCCCCTAAGAGGCTGGCCTTATCTTTAAGCTGCAGGGCGAGCTCCTCCTGAATGGCAACAAGGGCCCCGGAGCTCTGGGTGGACAAGTAGAAGGGCTCCTGGAAGCCGGCTCCTTCTTGAGGACTCAGCACTTCTCCCAACGGGCTCAAGTCCCAGGATGCCTGCATGCCATCTTCAATGCCTGCGGGAAGCTGGAGGGCTTCGGAGACCTGCTGCATCACTCTCTCAAAGTCGGGGGTTCGGTAGGCCCCCAGGATGTCCCCGAGCGCGCGCTTGTGCTGCTGCAGCGCCATCTGGGTCCCCTGGAGGGTCTCCTGGATGCTCTGCAACCGGCGGTGGAATGACTCCCTCACCGACTGCAGGGCGAAGCTGAGCTCTGCCCTGACCCACGTGGCATCTGCCAGGGCGGGGACCAGGGCTTGCGGGACGCTCTGCTGCCCGCCTCCTGCTGCACCGGCCGCCTCTCCTCCCAGCGTTCCCAGGTGCTTACTCAGGGACTCCACCTGGCTCCAGAACTCGCCATCCACCAGCACCTTCTTAGCCCAGGTGTCCGCTGGGGCCCCAGGACAGACAGCAGCACTTTCAGGTTCCAGTGGCGACTTTCCTGACTGAGAAATCTCATGCAGAACACGCGAGATATCCGATGTTGTGTTTTGTAAAGAGTCTGCTATCTGGTTGATCAGTGAGGCTTCCAGGGCTATCTGGTCAGAAAGGAGTTTCAGCTGCTCCTGCTCACTCAGTTCAGGCCGGTGCAGTGGCTGTGAAGTCGCTTTCCCCACCTCCGAGAAAGCCCCTTCCTCTGGCTGGGCCTGCGCCCTGCTGTCTGCAGGCGCTGGCCAGCGGCTCCCGGCCTGGACGCTGCCGCCCGGCGCGTGCTCCACGCCGACCAGGGGGCCCGCTCCCGCGTCCTGTGTTTCCTCCTGGCTGGCCACCGGCAGGGATCGCAGCTGCTCTCGGCAGTTTTCTAAGCAAGCCAGAGCCTGGCTGTTCTTTACCTGGAAGTCGCCCAGCTCCCCGACGTGATTTTCGACCATCTTCGCCCTCGCCTGTCTTTCCTGCTCCAGCTGGGAGGCCAGCGCTCCGACCTGGAGCAGGCTGGCGCGGAGCTGCTCGCGGAGCCGCGCCTCGGTGCCGGCCCACTGCTGGTGCAAGGCGAGCAGGGCCTCCTGGCTCTGGCCCTGCTGGCTCTCCAGCTTAACCGTCACGTCTTTGAGCTTCTCCTCCGTGATGTAGAGCTTGGTCTCCAGGGAGTGTATTATGGAGAGATAGGTGTCGGAGTCGCTGGCCGcgggcagggagctgggggtggcCTCTGACGACATGCTCTCTTCCGAGGGGGACCGGTCCTGGCTGGTGTCGGAGGACGTGCTGCTGGTCCAGGTCTTCTCGGACCCATCTGGGTGCGTGTATTTTTGGCACTGGATCGTGGAGAACCGGATTCTTTGCCTTTTAACGCCAGGTACTCCCTGGTCGGGTTTTGTCGTGCTCTGAGGGGGCCCCTCCCTGTCGGGCACCTCCGACTTCAGGGTCCCCGGACTCTCTTCTCTCCTGGGGCTGCTGTCACCACGCTCCTCCCCTGGGACAGCCCCCGGAGCCTCATCCTCGAGCCTCGGATGTGGGAAGGCTGGAGGCGCGACGGCGGCTTGGGGTCGTGGGCCCGACAGCACGATGCCGTCCTCCGCCTCTTCCGGGCAGCTCTGCGGCTCCTCCGCGTCTTCTGAGGACTCCTTCACAAACTTCCTTAGTATCTCTTCCTTTGCCTGGAGCTTCATTTCTGTCTCCTCCAAGCTGCTCCCCAAGGCGACCATTTTAACCAAAGCCTCATTGAGGTCCTGATCTTTCTTTTCCAGAACCTTCTCGTGCATCTCCTTGATGTGTTTcagctcctcctccttttctttcagcAGAGTGTGCATGCTCTGGAGTTGGCCGGCCACCCTCCTGTAGGAGTGCTCCAGGCTCTGGCAGTCGGCCTCCCTTCCCCTCAGCTTCTCCTGGAGCTCGGCGACGTCCCCGTCAGACAGGGAGACGCGGTCCATCAGCTCCTGGAAGCGCTGCCTGATCAGGTCCCGCTCGTCCCTGAGGCTCTGGACGTGCTCGGCCAGCTTGTGGATGCTGGCCTCCTTCATCTCCAGGCGCTCCTCCAGCTGGCGTACCACCTCGCTGCCCTCGAACTTGGCGCTCAGCTTCTCCTTCTGGAGGACCTCCACCTGCTGCTCGTGGTCCTGCAGCTGGTCCTCGTAGGCGCGGGCCTTGTCCTCCACCTCCTTCAGGTTCTGCAGCAGCGCCTGCTTCTCCTTCTCGCAGCTCTCCAGCAGCGCCTCGTAGTTGCTCTGCAGCTTTTCCTCCATCAGCCTCTGGGCCTGCTCGCTGGCGCTCAGCTGCTGGCTGAGGTCGGCGATGCGCCCCTGCAGCCGCTGCGCCTCCCTCTGCCGGTCGCGCTGCAGCGCCTGCTGCAGCTCCAGGTCGCGCAGCTCCTGCGTCTTCTCCAGCAGCAGGGCCTCGGCGCCCTTGAGCTTCTGCTCGCTAGCCTGCAGCTGAGCGCTGAGCGCGGCCTCGCTGTGCTGCCGCTCCTCCAGCTGCTCGCGGACCTTGTCCTTCTCCAGCTTCAGGTCGCCCTTGAGCTTGGCCAGCGCCTGCTCCTTGATGGCGAGCTCGGCGGCGGCGTTGCTGAGCCTCGCCTGGAGGCTCCGGATCTCGGCCTCGTGGTGCCGGATCGCGTCCTTGGCCTCCCCGTAGCTGCGCTTCAGGGACTGGATCTGCTGCGTGACCAGCTCCTGGCGCTGGCACTGGGCCTCCAGCTCGCTTTGGAGATCCTGGTTGACTCTATGGAGCCTCTGCCAGGCACCGGATGGGGAGGTGGCCACTTCAGTCTTAAAAAAACCGATTAAACACTGGTTAGTAACACTCGGGCCTCCCCGTTCTGAGTGTCACACCTCTGGCCAGGGTCAACCACAGAAAAGCTCCTTGGTGGGTTTGCCTTTTATCCtcggcataatttttttttttcaattaagaaaGAATCCGACAAACCGTCTTAATTTTTTTGGCAAGTAGCTGCTTCTACGTAAACAGAAAACATGGACAGGGACATCACACGGCTCTAACCAAGCGGCTTCTAGGAGAACTAAACCAAACAAAACTGAATAATGGAGCACACTGATGGGCAAAACGAAGACCAGACCGGAGGACAAGAGATCGCTGGGAAGgacagggggaggagcagagcggcgggatctgtttgtttgtttgtttgtttggcaacACAAAGGGTACCCGGCTCTAGGCAACAAACCCTAAGAAAGCCAGGACTGGGGTGCGGGTGGCGGGTGGCACTTCCTTCTAGGacggggagagaaggaagggaggccaCTGCTCGGGAGCCAGTGAGGTGACAGCTGAAACATGTTCCTTTGGGAAGCGGAGCCCGTCCTCTACAGTAACAGGAAGAACTAATCTCTACCTGCAAGAAGACAAAATGAGGGGGAAACGGAAACCAGGGAGTAAAACGTGATCATCaacgaaacaaacaaaccttTGTGGAATTCAAAATAAGAAAGTGAAGCAtgcaagaaacaaaacacaaatgaaacAAGACTCCCCCAACTGAAAGGCATGCAGAAGAGACAGAACTAATtaatgcagggggaaaaaaacgaGAACATGAACAAGAGTGAGAAGAGCCCAGCCTAAGAATTTGGCCTGCCTGTGGCTCGCTCTAGGTCTGGTCTGCTGGCAGGGAAGCCACAGATGTGACACTCAGTTATGTTACAGTTACACTCCACGACATCCGAGCATGCAggctcctcctccccagcaccaGCAGCGCAGTGCCCGCCCCGGGGGGGCTGACTCCTCCTGACCCTCAACCCCAaaggccccctcccctgctcgttcccAATGACTTGGTTAGAAGCCTGTTCAAAGCGCCAAGGGAGGCTAAAAGTCACGGTTGTTAGACCTAGCGGAAAGGCCAGCCCCGCCCAGCTTCGCCAGGGGCTTTGGCTCAGGCTCATGCAATCATCCAGGTTAGACATGGAGGCAGGTTCTTAGAGGTTAGCAATGTGCAAAATCTGCTGCTGGTTTCTTTGCCACCTGATGTGAAGTGAATTCGTGCAGGTTTAAAAAGATGCTCCCCGAACCCGGAAGGTCTACACGAAATGACCCAGGAAGCCCTAGAGTGACATTTATGGGAAAGAGGGACACCCACCATCACCAGTGCCTGGTGCCTGAGAGTCTGACCTGGGCATGGCCATAACTTGGCTtgaaggggcgggggaggggttcCAGGGCACACGAGACACCCAGGGCCACGGTCACagctgggggagaaagagaaggcaagGGGAACACGCAACAAGAAACGGCACGGAGACAGGTAGACTCTGCCCAGAGGTCCACGTGCTGCCTGGCATGACTCGGACCAAGACGACCGGCGTGCCGCAGTCTGGAAATGCCGACACAGCCACGTATCACAGAGACTCTGGGTCACGGAGACACGGAAAGGCCCTTGGGGTCAAGTTCTAAGTCTCCACAAGCAAGGAGGCTGAGGCCGTGGGGAAGGGCACCAGCTTCTACTGGTCAGTGGCAGGACCCTGACTGGAAGGCCGCATCCTCAGCCTTGGCCAAGAGCTCAggttccccaccccccgccatcaCCCCATCTTGTATTTCCCCAATGCTCCTTCGTCGACCACCTCTCCCCAGCAGCATGTCAGCAGGATGGGGCAGGAGTGTGTAGTTTTGTACCCCAGAACTTGAATAGGGCCTGGGATGCTGGCCGACCCCGTCCAGGCGCCCTCCTGCCTGGCGACACACTGGGGCAGTGCCCGCCGCTTGCTGGCCAGCACGCAGGCACGGAGCTCCCCAGTCTCGGAGAGGCGTGGGTTTGGATCTCAGCTCACGACTCGGGCTGCTGCCCTTCTTATCAGGCTCCCCGTTAAGCCACTGGAGGAGTCAGCTCATGGCTGGGCGACCACACTTTCCCTCGACACTTCAGCCTGGGCAGAAAATAAGAAGCGGGGCCACTAGGATAGTGCTAATAGTCCCAGGTTGCCCTGCAGCTGTGGGACACACAAGGTCACGGACAAGGAACCAAttttagctctgccacttacagtGGTAAGGAGGCACTGGGCTGGCTGTTACTCATTTTCTTCAGTTGGTAAAATGGGCCTAACACTGCCATTGGGAAAGCAAGTAAAAACGACAAATATGTGAcgtttataataaatacataattaagtACTCTGAGAGCCAAGAAGAAAGACAACTAGAATGACTtcattaacaaacaaacaaacaaaaaaaacccctcagatACAGAGGTTTCAGGCACATTCTCCAAAATGTCATGCTAGGGTGAAAAATGAAGACGACCCACGACACAGAGCCCTGATGCTGCGGCAGAGGAGCCCAGAGGCGCGGCACTGGGGAGAGGCTGCCCCCCGCTCAGCCAGGTTTTGCACATTCCTAGCCTGCCTGGGCCCTTCACACCGAAGGCCAAGTGAACGAGGGCCGCAGCAGCCCCTCAACCCTACCTGCAGCACGTAGCCCTCCCGGGCGCTCTGTTCCCGGCCCAGAGCCACCCTCAGCTGGTCCTGCAGGAGCCGGTTCTGCTCCAGAAGGTCCGAGGCCTCCTTCTGGCTCTGCTCCAACTGTGGACAAAAAGACACACATTTTTAAGCAAAGTGATGGCAATGAATAGACAGAGCAGCACAGCACAGACCCACagaggcatttctttctttctttctttttttttaatgtttatttttgagagagagagagagcacaagaggcagagggacagtgagagagggagacacagaatccaaagcaggctccaggctctgagccgtcagcacagagtccgatgcggggctcaaactcgtgaaccgtgagatcgtgacctgggccaaagtcggacgcctaactgactgagccatccgggtgcccccaCAGAGGTGTTTCTAGCTCCAGCTGGGCCGGAGTCCGGCTGGGACTCCCCGGCTGGCCTTCCATGTGGCCACATTTCAGTGCATGTGCTGATCACGTCTTTACCTGCAGCACTTGGAACTGAAGGTTCCAGCTCAAGCCATAGATAACAACAGGAGACTTTTCCCTGGGTACCCACAGAATTCCCACATCCCTATAAGGATGTGATGGGCAGACCCCACCAGCAAACGAGGGCTTTGTGCCTGTTGTCAGAAGAtcaccctggggcgcctgggtggttcagtcagttgaatgtccgactttggctcaggtcacgatttcacggtttttgagttcaagccccaagtcaggctcactgctgtcagtgcagagcctgctttggatcctctgtccctctctctctttctctttctgcccctctcccgcctcaaaagtaaatattaaaaaagaagaagacaacgACCACCCTGCTGGGGTCCTTCTGGTCTCTTCAGTGGCCACTGATGCCCTGGGGCAGCCCTCACTCCAAGCTTCCGCCGAAACAACTCGTTTGACCACTTTTATATAACAGATTCCATACAAAATTCTGTTTGCAGAAAGGGTTCCTGAAGGGTTCCATAAGACGTACGAAGCAAGCGAGCTACGTCACACTCTTCTTGCTTTCAGTGGCTTTGAATTCAGTCATTCACCCATCCACCTGTTCTCCAAACACTCCTTCGGTGCCTACTGGATGCCGGGTGTGGGcgcccccggcccgcccgccGGAGCGGCTGTGGTAAGCGGAAGCTGCATGTGCAGTGGATGAGCCGGGCGCCACCAGGCTAGGCTGTGGGAGGTACAGAGACTCCTGGCTTTCCGACTCCGCTGTCTACAGCAGATTCGTGGCCTGACATGTGTGGCCTG
This region includes:
- the LOC122485062 gene encoding myosin phosphatase Rho-interacting protein isoform X1 — translated: MSAAKENPCRKFQANIFNKSKCQNCFKPRESHLLNDEDLTQAKPIYGGWLLLAPDGTDFDNPVHRSRKWQRRFFILYEHGLLRYALDEMPTTLPQGTINMNQCTDVVDGEARTGQKFSLCILTPEKEHFIRAETKEIISGWLEMLMVYPRTNKQNQKKKRKVEPPTPQEPGPAKMAVTSSSSSSSIPSAEKVPTTKSTLWQEEMRAKDQPDGSSLSPAQSPSQSQPPAASTLREPGLESKDEESAMSSDRMDCGRKVRVESGYFSLEKTKQDLKAEEQQLPPPLSPPSPSTPNNRYSGPGPPSQELGHPLPSPGSRPPGRIVCGSSRGSLDVASRPPAHTDSSSAGGRGAERLGRTFAFKASRQYAALADVPKAVRISHREAFQVERRRLERRTRARSPGREEVARLFGNERRRSQVIEKFEALDIEKAEHMETNSTAGPSPSSDTRQGRSEKRAFPRKRDLPSEAPTAPLPDTSASPLSPHRRAKSLDRRSTESSLTPDLLNFKKGWLTKQYEDGQWKKHWFVLADQSLRYYRDSVAEEAADLDGEIDLSTCYDVTEYPVQRNYGFQIHTKEGEFTLSAMTSGIRRNWIQTIMKHVHPTSAPDVTSSLPEEKNRSSSSLETCPRPSEKPEVERGEPDPEQKRSRARERRREGRSKTFDWAEFRPIQQALAQERASATGASDAHPEAEAGELERERARRREERRKRFGMLDTVDGPGTDDTALRMEVDRSPGLPMTTDLKTQNVHVEIEQRWHQVETTPLREEKQVPIAPLHLSSSEDGSDRLSTHELTSLLEKELEQSQKEASDLLEQNRLLQDQLRVALGREQSAREGYVLQTEVATSPSGAWQRLHRVNQDLQSELEAQCQRQELVTQQIQSLKRSYGEAKDAIRHHEAEIRSLQARLSNAAAELAIKEQALAKLKGDLKLEKDKVREQLEERQHSEAALSAQLQASEQKLKGAEALLLEKTQELRDLELQQALQRDRQREAQRLQGRIADLSQQLSASEQAQRLMEEKLQSNYEALLESCEKEKQALLQNLKEVEDKARAYEDQLQDHEQQVEVLQKEKLSAKFEGSEVVRQLEERLEMKEASIHKLAEHVQSLRDERDLIRQRFQELMDRVSLSDGDVAELQEKLRGREADCQSLEHSYRRVAGQLQSMHTLLKEKEEELKHIKEMHEKVLEKKDQDLNEALVKMVALGSSLEETEMKLQAKEEILRKFVKESSEDAEEPQSCPEEAEDGIVLSGPRPQAAVAPPAFPHPRLEDEAPGAVPGEERGDSSPRREESPGTLKSEVPDREGPPQSTTKPDQGVPGVKRQRIRFSTIQCQKYTHPDGSEKTWTSSTSSDTSQDRSPSEESMSSEATPSSLPAASDSDTYLSIIHSLETKLYITEEKLKDVTVKLESQQGQSQEALLALHQQWAGTEARLREQLRASLLQVGALASQLEQERQARAKMVENHVGELGDFQVKNSQALACLENCREQLRSLPVASQEETQDAGAGPLVGVEHAPGGSVQAGSRWPAPADSRAQAQPEEGAFSEVGKATSQPLHRPELSEQEQLKLLSDQIALEASLINQIADSLQNTTSDISRVLHEISQSGKSPLEPESAAVCPGAPADTWAKKVLVDGEFWSQVESLSKHLGTLGGEAAGAAGGGQQSVPQALVPALADATWVRAELSFALQSVRESFHRRLQSIQETLQGTQMALQQHKRALGDILGAYRTPDFERVMQQVSEALQLPAGIEDGMQASWDLSPLGEVLSPQEGAGFQEPFYLSTQSSGALVAIQEELALQLKDKASLLGEISAALTSLPPVESVRDCQKLLQASQNLSCNTYLGGLGQYSSLLVQDAIIQAQVCYAACRIRLEYEKELRGYKASWQSRGTSCQEHEQAVGALREEYEGLLRKQKSEYLEVIAIIERENAELKAKVAQLDHQQRCLEEAESKHGENMCALRGRYEEEIRCVVEQLNRAGDTLQAEHSRVLSQLDASVRDRQDLERHHVEQMQSLEDKFQLKIKELQTIHEEELRTLQEHYAQSLRCLQEALHHYQGRPPEALPAPGPPGGPRQPPSSSWPADRPRDAPQPTGGEADSMTGLRERIQELEAQMDIMREELEHKDLEGNAATLREKYQKDFENLKATCERGFAAMEETHQKKIEDLQRQHQRELEKLREEKDRLLAEETAATISAIEAMKNAHREEMERELEKSQRSQISSINSDIEALRRQYLEELQSVQRELEVLSEQYSQKCLENAHLAQALEAERQALRQCQRENQELNAHNQELNNRLAAEISRLRTLLTGDAGGEAAGSPLTQGKDAYELEVLLRVKESEIQYLKQEISSLKDELQTALRDKKYASDKYKDIYTELSIVRAKADCDISRLKEQLKAATEALGEKSPENTPVSGYDIMKSKSNPDFLKKDRSCVSRQLRNIRSKSLKEGLTVQERLKLFESRDLKKD